One part of the Pseudoliparis swirei isolate HS2019 ecotype Mariana Trench chromosome 6, NWPU_hadal_v1, whole genome shotgun sequence genome encodes these proteins:
- the LOC130194967 gene encoding LHFPL tetraspan subfamily member 3 protein-like, protein MLPSAEAAKLYQTNYVRNSSVIGLLWTIFTILFGIVNVIIFSQPYWIGDGVDTPQAGYFGLFQFCIGDGIARELDCEGTFTEFADIPSTAFKAASFLIGMSMMLIVSCIGCFSLFFLLSTSTVYKICGWMQAA, encoded by the coding sequence ATGCTACCGTCTGCAGAAGCTGCGAAATTGTACCAGACCAATTACGTCCGCAACTCCAGCGTCATCGGACTTTTATGGACCATCTTCACGATCCTGTTCGGTATTGTGAACGTGATCATCTTCTCCCAGCCCTACTGGATCGGGGATGGCGTGGATACGCCGCAGGCCGGCTACTTCGGCCTTTTCCAATTTTGCATCGGAGACGGCATCGCCAGAGAGCTGGACTGCGAGGGGACCTTCACTGAGTTCGCCGATATCCCCTCCACCGCGTTCAAggccgcctccttcctcatcgGAATGTCCATGATGCTGATTGTCTCCTGCATCGGCTGCttcagcctcttcttcctcctcagcacCTCCACCGTGTACAAGATCTGCGGCTGGATGCAAGCGGCATAA